Proteins co-encoded in one Populus trichocarpa isolate Nisqually-1 chromosome 10, P.trichocarpa_v4.1, whole genome shotgun sequence genomic window:
- the LOC7475387 gene encoding chromatin structure-remodeling complex protein SYD isoform X26, which produces MASSQSSQNVELEAAKFLHKLIQDSKDEPAKLATKLYVILQHMKSSGKEHSMPYQVISRAMETVINQHGLDIEALRSSRLPLTGGTQMGDSSTAQYGGSSQAVGVGKDSKAGLAENEISKVDPSASSRPPAGPSSAGHDYYQGSGTQRSSQSFDHESPSSLETRSANSQSQERGANQKDGKKAVAKRKRGDSSLHLEMHVENPQQLDPRNTIVNPRKGKMNKVDSPGSYAVRGGENTSFNKVPSSGQLEVSSSYVSAGQQQGGSLSSAHESLTSRCMWNQNKAGLPLERSQVPRFSSNAVSGNATAEIPLQQSAISSLGSSAFSKVHGGMPATSYPAGPMGEPGFAGLVQYGGSEHQKHGLAKGAVASSAEKTSEGFFSANRVDDFPTSLSTGKILENDGGSSNMFAESNKIIQGGRQSSNSELTMIRSTPPRDVGKSPVSQGSVSPGMPFNEQQLRQLRAQCLVFLAFRNVLPPKKLHLDIALGNVVPKDGGTLDGPRKELTDHKGKAQSSNEPTNIPELLMPCGRLNNAKEFDKVLPGLGGRFLDENCASKEADKLKMMEDKSGLPSDPSMLADERKYLYSTRKLDAEIQRQEAVESQAVFTTAMQQPDSARGGLPLSNPVDSMGNAFLQVGKTDHASSATFINKQAIPEAVSWTRIGSQSLPSGSIQLGLVPDRKDNAPSQFHILGNSNASEQDDDDKSAASTDSPPSPKYTMLEKWIMDQQRKKLLTEQGWVLKQQKTKQRIATCFDKLKETVSSSEDISAKTKIVIELKKLQLLELQRRLRSNFLNDFFKPITNDMDRLKSYKKHKHGRRIKQLERYEQKMKEERQKRIRERQKEFFAEIEVHKERLEDVFKIKRERWKGFNKYVKEFHKRKERTHREKIDRIQREKINLLKINDVEGYLRMVQDAKSDRVKQLLKETEKYLQKLGSKLQEAKSMASRFENDMDESRHAAVVEKNETSVENEDESDQAKHYMESNEKYYLMAHSVKESIAEQPTCLLGGKLREYQMNGLRWLVSLYNNHLNGILADEMGLGKTVQVISLICYLMETKNDRGPFLVVVPSSVLPGWETEINFWAPGIHKIVYSGPPEERRRLFKEKIVHQKFNVLLTTYEYLMNKHDRPKLSKIHWRYIIIDEGHRIKNASCKLNADLRHYQSSHRLLLTGTPLQNNLEELWALLNFLLPNIFNSAEDFSQWFNKPFESNGDNSADEALLSEEENLLIINRLHQVLRPFVLRRLKHKVENQLPEKIERLVRCEASAYQKLLMKRVEENLGSIGNSKARTVHNSVMELRNICNHPYLSQLHADEVDTLIPKHFLPPIIRLCGKLEMLDRLLPKLKATDHRVLFFSTMTRLLDVMEEYLTWKQYRYLRLDGHTSGGDRGSLIDRFNQQDSPYFIFLLSIRAGGVGVNLQAADTVIIFDTDWNPQVDLQAQARAHRIGQKRDVLVLRFETVQTVEEQVRASAEHKLGVANQSITAGFFDNNTSAEDRREYLESLLRECKKEEAAPVLDDDALNDLLARSESEIDVFESVDKQRRHQEMATWKSLLSGQGMDALEPLPPLPSRLVTDDDLKALYEAMKLYDMPKAGAESNAGAKRKGQHVGGLDAKHYGRGKRAREVRSYEEQWTEEEFEKMCQAESPDSPKVKEETGERNLPKEASGSLLAIGCTEPQAPPQLPPLPPPVEPLLLQQSKEVTPPSKRGRGRPRRATSDKSPAAMVLSVPPETGKVDVELQKGIESGSSKTSPLDSSPVPNLEGNSGATPHLGSRIAPSAQPTTPVSVALSSQITTAPLSVPLQSRGRGRKVQGAVQTPRRRGKNQVAVSPTTSSSAVPDPNINDQSQNVSVNPSVIAMGGTVSSAPMPQHPTNFPAAAAAAVEGISAATHHSGPGTALDSQPNPPNPSISPTIQSIVPSSSVPMQVKGQNRKTQSGTETTRRKGKKEVPVSPSVPDASDSQLSKSNPTLSQDKSGESGSKAIFMVSNQQNDALDRDVNQEQVSQEVGQDKKATELLDDVAQHRQPASTLTTHDGITRSMACAGSSGQIHGVDMHDVASVTKEVSAVNSSSKAKVLEVSGSESGVILSTPQLSKRFAEVVQNQSSEDNPSPVVYPATESLLHSATVEGVCKTVHQLAPKITSSSQPISSYPSVTPVFQSNTPEAMQVKRQGHKAPTRGEAPRRRGKKQGSISPAVDATIGQDPIVNPQMQMQNKSRDSLGSKVISLRSAQGNELKELKNVVQEAHIPSGLVGQDPKRKEASGILAVGRIQTADVTDVARVMKEIFSETCSSKNKIGDSSTVEVRSAPVSSKMSVEVAKNQSSEGKALSAVSILEATLPVMGSSNDDSKQPGSGDGVKMEGDHTPALGKAPTSEINPSMLEIKTSHGPVEKMRELIRASTENPVMGSNMEVNHSVLDAGDRDNITSQRPAPEGLLGDGGDPPMVTLSVSDVTEHPRSDSGYRTQASKASPKFSPHVSLGNRTISIKPDYTDYFSLGTVTPVADHSDSRNILSVADSVSRSSNKPSVKESLDSSLEIRDDEAKTHIQSGVDITKVEGEEVCKMQIDPAVSEASSLKYLSSSNKIEPNSSAAGASHRKDAFSQFGGIVLQNISPLRGNTYGPCENDLVGSSVAVEEPHKTEAGNKAEYSQVGAFVPKDLSENMVLPSSPLAREEEKDSRPFEQGLAGSSIEPETSKGFEAQMASKMDVSNANVIIPEIRPEHMVLPQSFLEAEENINGILENDAACCLVVPEGAKGSEVENDDQMGAQKVSDSVQEIVDPLPSSLVIEEDQVEGSSEKGALCFSVIVQNSGGSEAEAGKQLDASHAETLVRENVSENMVSPRSSLVSEAPVVEGSSEQDIFGFSVVLETSKGSATNNEVQVNPSQVDGVVPETKTGIWMQESEIARSSEKHQDDSSVAKQSKPSAIEEGSQMIVSEVGGIVHETSLENSCVPSVSETKAENANCLYEKSSHCVLLALEEAKQSETESSNQLAVSDFPMTGPENSLENICQSSCSLTMEADKIEGSSKKSSCDISVAMEESKKFEKENDESHVGSKECEESQVVGTSFEHTQVGSIGPEETSGNTDKSSYSSEMQEGKIEGSSQNIPEESNRSEAETDDQTQYGGMALANMSENIEGSYSSGMQEDKIKGSSLNVPEESNRLEAETDDQTQFCGMALAKMSEKIEGSCLNVSEESKRSEAETNDQAQCGGMAQANMPEKIEDVSFSGMQEDKIEGSSQNVPESNRSEAETDNQTQFGGMALAKMLEKIEGSSLNVQEESNRSEAETNDQAQCGGMALANMPEKIEDLSSSGMQEDKIKGSSLNVPEESKRQEAETVTDDETQCDGMAPANMLPSSSLLEEKTDVLSEKDPAE; this is translated from the exons ATTTTGCAACACATGAAATCAAGCGGGAAGGAACATTCCATGCCGTATCAAGTAATATCAAG GGCCATGGAGACTGTCATCAATCAGCATGGTCTTGATATTGAAGCTTTGAGGTCATCACGCCTTCCTTTGACCGGTGGAACTCAAATGGGGGATTCTTCGACTGCACAATATGGAG GATCTTCACAGGCAGTTGGAGTTGGGAAAGACTCTAAAGCTGGATTGGCTGAAAATGAGATATCCAAAGTTGATCCTTCTGCTTCCAGTAGGCCCCCTGCTGGCCCAAGTAGTGCAGGCCATGATTATTATCAAGGATCTGGAACTCAAAGGAGCAGCCAGTCATTTGATCATGAAAGTCCTTCTAGTTTGGAAACTAGGTCTGCCAATTCACAATCCCAAGAAAGAGGAGCGAATCAGAAGGATGGTAAAAAGGCTGTTGCTAAGAGGAAGAGGGGTGATTCATCTTTACACTTGGAAATGCATGTTGAGAATCCCCAACAACTTGATCCTCGCAATACCATAGTTAATCCAAGGAAGGGGAAAATGAACAAGGTTGACTCACCAGGGAGTTATGCAGTTAGAGGTGGTGAAAATACCAGCTTTAATAAGGTTCCTAGTAGTGGTCAGCTGGAAGTTTCATCTTCTTATGTGTCTGCAGGACAACAGCAAGGGGGTTCTCTTTCATCTGCACATGAAAGTCTCACTTCCAGGTGTATGTGGAATCAAAATAAAGCAGGGTTACCCCTTGAAAGATCTCAAGTTCCAAGGTTCTCTTCGAATGCTGTTTCTGGTAATGCAACAGCAGAAATTCCATTGCAGCAGTCAGCAATTTCATCTCTTGGATCAA GTGCTTTTAGCAAGGTTCATGGAGGGATGCCTGCCACTTCATATCCAGCAGGGCCCATGGGGGAGCCAGGGTTTGCAGGTCTAGTGCAATATGGTGGTTCTGAACATCAGAAACATGGATTGGCAAAGGGTGCTGTAGCTAGTTCTGCTGAGAAAACCTCAGAAGGATTTTTTTCTGCTAACCGTGTGGATGACTTTCCCACTTCACTTTCAACTGGAAAGATTTTAGAAAATGATGGAGGAAGTTCAAACATGTTTGCAGAGTCAAATAAAATTATCCAG GGTGGCAGGCAATCTAGTAATTCAGAATTGACAATGATTAGATCAACACCTCCTAGAGATGTTGGAAAATCTCCTGTTTCCCAGGGTTCTGTCTCTCCTGGCATGCCTTTCAATGAACAACAGCTGAGACAGCTCAGAGCTCAGTGCCTTGTCTTTTTAGCATTCAG AAATGTTTTGCCGCCAAAGAAACTTCATCTGGATATAGCACTTGGAAATGTTGTTCCTAAAGATG GTGGCACTTTGGATGGTCCTCGCAAAGAGCTGACTGATCATAAAGGAAAGGCACAATCTTCTAATGAGCCAACCAATATTCCTGAACTTTTAATGCCATGTGGAAGGCTGAATAATGCAAAGGAATTTGATAAAGTGCTTCCCGGTTTGGGGGGAAGATTCTTGGATGAAAACTGTGCATCCAAAGAAGCTGATAAACTTAAAATGATGGAGGACAAAAGTGGTCTACCTTCTGACCCCTCGATGCTTGCAGATGAAAGGAAATATCTGTACTCCACAAGGAAACTGGATGCTGAAATACAAAGGCAGGAAGCAGTGGAATCGCAGGCAGTTTTCACCACTGCAATGCAGCAGCCTGATTCAGCAAGGGGTGGTTTACCCTTGAGTAACCCTGTGGACAGCATGGGGAATGCCTTTCTTCAAGTTGGAAAAACTGACCATGCTTCTTCTGCAACATTCATAAATAAGCAGGCAATCCCTGAGGCAGTTAGCTGGACTAGAATTGGCAGTCAATCCCTACCATCCGGCTCCATTCAGCTCGGATTGGTTCCAGACAGAAAAGATAATGCTCCTAGTCAGTTTCACATTCTTGGCAATAGTAATGCTTCAG AacaagatgatgatgataagtCAGCCGCTTCTACTGATTCACCACCTTCTCCAAAGTACACCATGTTAGAGAAATGGATTATGGATCAGCAGAGGAAGAAACTTTTAACCGAGCAAGGTTGGGTTCTAAAACagcagaaaacaaaacaaagaattgCCACTTGTTTTGACAAGTTAAAG GAAACTGTTAGCTCGTCTGAAGACATATCTGCAAAAACCAAAATTgtaatagaattgaaaaagcttCAGCTCTTGGAGCTTCAACGCCGTCTAAGGAG TAATtttctcaatgatttttttaagccCATCACAAATGACATGGATCGTTTGAAATCATATAAGAAACATAAGCATGGCAGGAGGATCAAACAACTTGAAAGGTATGAGCAGAAAATGAAGGAAGAACGACAAAAGAGGATACGTGAGAGGCAGAAGGAGTTCTTTGCTGAGATAGAAGTTCACAA GGAAAGACTGGAAGATGTGTTTAAGATTAAGAGAGAACGCtggaaaggtttcaataaataTGTCAAAGAGTTCCATAAAAGGAAGGAGCGTACCCATCGGGAGAAGATTGACAGAATCCAGCGTGAGaagattaatttattgaaaatcaatGATGTTGAGGGGTATCTGCGAATGGTGCAG GATGCAAAATCAGACCGTGTTAAGCAACTGCTGAAAGAGACGGAGAAGTATCTTCAAAAGCTGGGATCCAAGCTACAGGAAGCTAAGTCTATGGCAAGCCGATTTGAGAATGATATGGATGAGTCACGGCATGCTGCTGTTGTTGAGAAGAATGAAACTTCTGTTGAGAATGAAGATGAAAGTGACCAGGCCAAG CATTACATGGAAAGCAATGAGAAGTACTATTTGATGGCTCATAG TGTAAAAGAAAGCATTGCAGAACAGCCAACATGTCTCCTGGGCGGAAAATTAAGGGA GTATCAGATGAATGGACTAAGGTGGTTGGTTTCACTATACAACAATCATTTGAATGGCATTCTTGCTGATGAAATGGGTCTTGGGAAAACTGTTCAg GTTATTTCTCTAATTTGCTACCTGAtggaaacaaaaaatgataGAGGGCCTTTCTTGGTGGTTGTACCTTCTTCAGTTTTACCTGGCTGGGAGACTGAAATCAATTTCTGGGCACCTGGAATCCACAAAATTGTCTATTCTGGGCCTCCGGAGGAGAGGCGCAGGCTATTTAA gGAAAAGATTGTGCATCAAAAATTCAATGTCCTTCTGACAACGTATGAATATCTGATGAACAAACACGATAGACCGAAACTGAGCAAGATACATTGGCgatatataataattgatgaaGGCCATCGCATAAAGAATGCTTCTTGCAAATTGAATGCTGACTTGAGGCATTATCAGAGTTCTCACAGGTTGTTATTAACTGGAACACCACTACAG AACAATCTTGAGGAATTGTGGGCACTACTCAACTTTTTGCTACCTAACATATTTAACTCAGCAGAGGATTTTTCTCAGTGGTTCAACAAACCATTTGAGAGTAATGGTGATAATTCAGCCGATGAA GCCTTACTTTCCGAGGAGGAAAATTTGTTGATCATAAACCGTCTCCACCAAGTTCTTCGACCATTTGTACTTCGGAGACTGAAACACAAG GTTGAGAATCAACTGCCTGAGAAGATTGAGAGACTTGTTCGGTGTGAGGCTTCTGCATATCAGAAGCTTCTTATGAAGAGAGTAGAAGAGAATCTTGGTTCAATTGGAAATTCAAAG GCTCGAACAGTGCACAACTCAGTTATGGAGCTTCGTAACATATGCAATCATCCATACCTTAGCCAGCTTCATGCGGATGAG GTTGATACTTTGATACCTAAGCATTTTCTGCCACCAATTATTAGACTTTGTGGAAAGCTTGAGATGCTAGATCGTTTGCTACCCAAATTGAAAGCAACAGACCATCGG gttcttttcttttccacaaTGACCAGGCTGCTTGATGTTATGGAGGAGTATCTCACTTGGAAACAGTATCGATACCTTCGCTTGGATGGTCATACCTCTGGAGGTGACCGTGGTTCACTCATTGACCGTTTTAACCAACAAGATTctccatattttattttcttgctcag CATTCGGGCTGGTGGTGTTGGAGTGAACCTTCAAGCTGCTGATACTGTGATCATATTTGATACTGATTGGAATCCTCAG GTTGATCTTCAAGCTCAAGCAAGGGCTCATAGGATTGGCCAGAAGAGGGATGTGCTTGTTCTTCGATTTGAAACA GTCCAAACTGTTGAAGAACAAGTCAGAGCTTCTGCTGAGCATAAACTGGGAGTTGCTAATCAGAGCATTACTGCTGGTTTCTTTGACAATAATACAAG TGCAGAAGATCGAAGGGAATACTTGGAGTCCCTTCTGCGTGAATGCAAGAAAGAGGAGGCTGCCCCTGTTTTAGATGATGATGCTCTAAATGATCTCTTAGCTCGCAG TGAATCAGAGATTGATGTATTTGAATCAGTTGACAAACAAAGGCGGCATCAAGAGATG GCAACATGGAAGAGTTTGTTATCGGGTCAAGGGATGGATGCTTTGGAACCTCTACCACCTTTGCCTTCACGCCTTGTAACAGATGATGACTTGAAAGCACTCTATGAAGCAATGAAGTTGTATGATATGCCAAAGGCTGGGGCAGAATCCAATGCAGGGGCGAAGCGTAAGGGGCAGCATGTTGGGGGCCTTGATGCTAAACATTATGGAAGGGGCAAACGAGCTAGAGAG GTACGCTCTTATGAAGAGCAATGGACAGAAGAGGAATTTGAGAAGATGTGTCAGGCTGAATCTCCAGACTCTCCTAAGGTGAAAGAAGAAACAGGAGAGAGGAACTTGCCAAAAGAGGCTAGTGGGTCTTTATTGGCTATTGGTTGCACAGAACCTCAAGCTCCACCACAACTGCCACCGCTGCCACCTCCTGTGGAGCCTCTCCTGCTGCAGCAGAGCAAAGAGGTAACTCCTCCATCAAAACGGGGGCGTGGAAGGCCGAGAAGAGCAACTTCAGATAAATCTCCAGCTGCGATGGTACTCTCAGTACCTCCTGAAACTGGCAAAGTGGATGTGGAGTTACAGAAGGGAATAGAGTCTGGCTCCTCAAAAACATCTCCTCTTGATTCTTCTCCTGTTCCTAATTTAGAAGGTAATAGTGGAGCCACACCTCATTTAGGATCAAGGATTGCTCCCAGTGCTCAGCCAACCACTCCAGTTTCTGTTGCACTTAGCTCACAAATCACTACTGCTCCCCTTTCTGTGCCATTGCAATCAAGAGGTCGAGGACGGAAGGTTCAAGGTGCAGTTCAAACACCACGGCGCAGAGGAAAGAATCAAGTGGCTGTTTCACCCACCACTTCAAGTTCTGCTGTTCCTGATCCAAATATAAATGATCAATCACAGAATGTATCTGTCAATCCATCAGTAATTGCCATGGGTGGAACTGTTTCTAGTGCTCCCATGCCACAACATCCTACTAATtttcctgctgctgctgctgctgctgtagaGGGTATTAGTGCAGCCACTCATCATTCTGGGCCTGGGACTGCTTTGGATTCTCAACCAAACCCTCCCAACCCTTCTATCTCCCCTACCATTCAATCCATAGTTCCTAGTTCTTCAGTTCCTATGCAAGTCAAAGGGCAAAACCGAAAGACTCAAAGTGGCACTGAAACAACTCGACgcaaaggaaagaaagaggTGCCAGTATCACCTTCTGTTCCAGATGCTTCAGACAGTCAGCTTTCAAAATCCAATCCAACGTTGTCACAGGATAAATCTGGGGAATCAGGAAGTAAAGCTATTTTCATGGTTAGTAACCAACAGAATGATGCTCTGGACAGAGATGTTAACCAGGAGCAAGTGTCCCAAGAAGTTGGCCAGGATAAAAAAGCAACTGAGCTTTTGGATGATGTAGCCCAGCATAGGCAACCAGCCAGCACTCTTACAACGCATGATGGTATTACCAGATCTATGG CTTGTGCAGGATCTTCTGGACAAATACATGGTGTTGATATGCATGATGTAGCTTCTGTGACAAAGGAGGTTTCAGCAGTGAATAGCTCTTCAAAAGCTAAAGTACTTGAAGTTTCTGGGAGTGAAAGTGGAGTTATCCTGTCTACACCTCAATTAAGTAAGCGCTTTGCAGAGGTGGTCCAGAATCAAAGCTCAGAGGATAACCCTTCCCCAGTGGTTTATCCTGCAACTGAGTCATTACTCCATTCTGCCACTGTAGAAGGTGTTTGCAAAACTGTGCATCAGCTTGCTCCAAAGATTACTTCCAGCTCTCAGCCAATTTCATCTTATCCTTCTGTTACTCCAGTATTTCAATCTAACACTCCTGAAGCCATGCAAGTTAAAAGGCAAGGTCATAAAGCTCCTACCAGAGGGGAAGCACCTAGACGAAGAGGTAAGAAACAGGGTTCAATTTCACCTGCTGTGGATGCTACAATTGGTCAGGATCCCATTGTAAATCCTCAAATGCAAATGCAAAATAAGTCCAGAGATTCATTAGGGAGCAAGGTCATATCCTTGAGGAGTGCTCAAGGAAATGAACTCAAGGAGTTGAAGAATGTTGTTCAG GAAGCACATATTCCCAGTGGTTTAGTTGGTCAagatccaaaaagaaaagaagctagTGGGATTCTGGCTGTTGGCCGAATTCAGACTGCTGACGTAACTGATGTTGCTCGTGTGATGAAGGAGATTTTTTCTGAGACTTgctcttcaaaaaataaaattggtgaCTCTTCTACAGTTGAAGTTAGAAGTGCCCCTGTTTCAAGTAAGATGTCTGTGGAGGTGGCAAAAAACCAAAGCTCAGAGGGTAAAGCACTATCCGCTGTGTCAATTTTAGAAGCTACACTTCCAGTCATGGGGAGTTCAAATGATGATTCTAAACAGCCTGGGTCTGGAGATGGTGTCAAGATGGAAGGGGATCATACTCCTGCTTTGGGTAAGGCTCCTACTTCTGAAATCAATCCCTCTATGCTTGAAATCAAGACCAGTCATGGCCCTGTTGAAAAAATGAGAGAGTTGATACGGGCTTCCACTGAAAACCCAGTCATGGGAAGTAATATGGAAGTCAATCATTCAGTTCTTGATGCTGGTGACAGGGACAATATTACTTCTCAGAGACCTGCTCCTGAAGGTCTTcttggtgatggtggtgatcCTCCCATGGTTACCCTATCTGTTTCAGATGTAACAGAACACCCTAGGAGTGACTCTGGATACAGAACGCAGGCTTCAAAAGCATCTCCTAAGTTTTCTCCACATGTTAGCCTTGGCAATCGTACAATTTCCATTAAACCTGATTATACTGATTATTTTTCCTTAGGGACTGTTACTCCTGTTGCAGATCATTCAGATTCAAGAAATATCCTAAGTGTAGCTGATAGTGTATCTAGAAGCAGTAATAAGCCTTCTGTGAAAGAGTCCCTAGATTCTTCTCTTGAAATCAGAGATGATGAAGCTAAAACTCATATTCAATCGGGGGTTGATATAACCAAGGTTGAGGGTGAGGAGGTCTGCAAAATGCAAATTGATCCTGCTGTATcagag GCCTCTTCTCTTAAATATCTGTCTTCTTCCAACAAGATAGAGCCAAACAGTTCTGCAGCTGGAGCCAGTCATCGAAAGGATGCTTTTTCTCAGTTTGGTGGGATTGTGCTGCAAAATATTTCTCCACTCAGAGGAAATACCTATGGCCCATGTGAGAATGATCTTGTTGGAAGCTCAGTAGCAGTGGAGGAACCACACAAAACTGAAGCAGGTAACAAAGCAGAATATTCTCAGGTTGGTGCGTTTGTGCCAAAAGATTTGTCAGAAAACATGGTTCTACCCTCGTCCCCACTGGCAAGGGAGGAAGAAAAGGACAGTAGACCATTTGAGCAGGGTTTAGCTGGCAGCTCAATAGAACCAGAAACATCAAAGGGGTTTGAGGCTCAAATGGCCAGTAAAATGGATGTATCTAATGCTAATGTTATCATTCCAGAAATTAGACCAGAACACATGGTTCTACCCCAATCTTTCTTGGAAGCAGAAGAAAACATCAATGGCATTTTGGAGAATGATGCGGCTTGCTGTTTGGTGGTGCCAGAGGGAGCAAAGGGATCTGAAGTTGAAAATGATGATCAGATGGGCGCGCAGAAGGTGTCTGATAGTGTACAAGAAATTGTGGATCCCTTACCATCTTCTCTTGTAATAGAGGAAGATCAGGTTGAGGGCTCATCCGAGAAGGGTGCGCTTTGTTTCTCTGTAATAGTTCAAAATTCAGGAGGGTCAGAAGCTGAAGCAGGCAAGCAACTAGATGCATCTCATGCTGAGACTTTGGTACGAGAAAATGTATCAGAGAACATGGTTTCGCCAAGATCTTCTTTGGTATCAGAGGCACCAGTGGTTGAGGGCTCTTCTGAGCAGGATATATTTGGCTTCTCAGTAGTACTAGAGACATCTAAAGGGTCTGCTACTAATAATGAGGTTCAAGTAAATCCATCTCAGGTAGATGGAGTTGTGCCTGAAACTAAAACGGGCATATGGATGCAGGAATCTGAGATTGCAAGATCATCTGAGAAGCACCAAGATGACAGCTCAGTAGCCAAGCAATCAAAACCATCTGCAATTGAAGAGGGCAGTCAAATGATAGTATCTGAGGTTGGTGGAATTGTGCATGAAACTTCTTTGGAAAACAGTTGTGTGCCATCTGTCTCAGAAACAAAGGCAGAAAACGCTAATTGCTTATATGAGAAAAGTTCTCATTGCGTCTTGCTTGCTCTAGAGGAAGCAAAACAGTCTGAAACTGAAAGTAGCAACCAACTGGCTGTATCTGATTTTCCTATGACCGGGCCTGAAAATTCTTTGGAGAACATATGCCAGTCTTCATGTTCTCTAACAATGGAGGCGGATAAGATTGAGGGCTCGTCTAAGAAGAGTTCTTGTGACATCTCAGTAGCAATGGAGGAAtcaaaaaagtttgaaaaagaaaacgatgAATCTCATGTTGGTAGCAAGGAATGTGAAGAAAGTCAAGTTGTTGGTACCAGTTTCGAACACACACAGGTTGGTAGCATTGGACCAGAAGAAACATCTGGAAACACAGACAAATCCTCATATTCCTCAGAAATGCAGGAAGGTAAGATTGAGGGCTCATCTCAGAATATCCCAGAGGAATCAAATAGGTCGGAAGCTGAAACAGATGATCAAACTCAGTATGGTGGGATGGCTCTAGCCAACATGTCAGAAAATATCGAGGGCTCTTATTCCTCAGGGATGCAGGAAGACAAGATTAAGGGCTCTTCTTTGAATGTACCAGAGGAATCAAATAG GTTGGAAGCTGAAACAGAtgatcaaactcaattttgtggGATGGCTCTAGCTAAGATGTCAGAAAAGATTGAGGGCTCATGTCTAAATGTCTCAGAGGAATCTAAGAGGTCGGAAGCTGAAACAAATGACCAAGCTCAATGTGGTGGGATGGCTCAAGCTAACATGCCAGAAAAGATAGAGGACGTATCTTTCTCAGGGATGCAGGAAGACAAGATTGAGGGCTCATCTCAGAATGTCCCAGAGTCAAATAGGTCAGAAGCTGAAACAgataatcaaactcaatttggtGGGATGGCTCTAGCTAAGATGTTAGAAAAGATTGAGGGCTCATCTCTGAATGTCCAAGAGGAATCAAATAGGTCGGAAGCTGAAACAAATGACCAAGCTCAATGTGGTGGGATGGCTCTAGCGAACATGCCAGAAAAGATAGAGGACTTGTCTTCCTCAGGGATGCAGGAAGACAAGATTAAAGGCTCTTCTCTAAATGTCCCAGAGGAATCAAAAAGGCAGGAAGCTGAAACTGTAACTGATGATGAAACTCAGTGTGATGGGATGGCTCCAGCGAACATGTTGCCTTCATCTTCTCTCTTGGAGGAAAAGACTGACGTCTTATCAGAGAAAGATCCAGCTGAATAA